The genomic region GAGCTGATTTCCGAAAAAGTAAAACCTGAAATTCACCAATGGTTAGATCTCTACCATCAAGCCTACCATCTTTACATGAATCAAAACTTCGCAAAAGCTCTGGAGATTTTCGAGCAGGCCGAACACCTAAAGTCTCAAGACAAAGTGACCTCGATCTACAAGCAGCGCTGTTTGGAGTACATTCAAAATCCCCCACCCGCCGACTGGGACGGCGTCGACCGCCTCAAAACCAAATAGGCCTAAAAGAAGCCGGTGCGGTAGGTGAGCATGGTCATGACGATCATTTTGCTAAATTGGTAGCCGTCGACGGAGGAGTCGTTGTCCCAGTACTGCACACTCCCCGTCAGAGTTAATCTTTCGCTCATATCGTAGTTTCCGCCGACGCTGTAAATGAGGCCTTTATCTTTACGGCCCGAAAACGAATCCCTAAAATCCATGTTGTAGTAATCGATTTTACCATAAGTGAGCCACTTCTCGCCGAGAGGATAACTCCCCCCGACTCCAAGACTAGGGCGCGTGTAGCGACTGTTCGCGCCAACGGCATCATTCAGTGTGTAGATCAGATCCGCAAAAACAGTCTTGCGACTCGTACTATTAAAATTATAAGACTGCGTTGTGGACACCGTCACCTTGGTCGCCGTCTGATCAAAATCCGGAGTGGTTTCAAAATGAAAAGTATCTCGCGAAGCCTCTAGTTTGTATTCCTGCATCCACTTTTGATTCTTCGAGCGCGAGTAGCTCGCTTCAAAGCCGGCGATGCTATAAATTAAATCGCGACCATCCTCATCTAAACTCATGTAGATCTGTTGGAACATCGGAGTGAACGTCAAAATCGAAGTTTGACTTAATCGAGTGTACGGCAAAGAAATTCCCACCTGCAAGGGGTCCACACTCTGAACCGTACTGTCGGATTTAAACTGAGTGTCTACGCTATAAATGTCAGAAGCCGTGGCCCGCGCCAACAGCTGATTTTTTTCCTGATTGATTAAGCGATAATCCAACGTGCCACCATACATGGCTCGATAGGCGCTCAAATCCGAGGTTGAGAAATTGTCGGCAATGTTGAGAACGTTTTCGTCGTAAATCAAGCCTGTATGAAGCGTGATCGCCCACTTCTTTTTTTGATCTCGCTCATACGCTTCCATACGGATCGTTTCTTCGAGATTTCTTTCGGCGATGATGTCGAGTTTAGGGTCTTTTGAATGATCTAAAATGTACTGAAAATTCTGTTTGGCCTCATCATACTTTTTTTGTTTCTGTAAGAGTAGACCCGCGTACATTGCAGATAATGGAGCTAAAGTTTCGTTTCTCGAGTCTTTGACATCTAAAAACTTTTGTAAAGCAAACTCTTGCTCGTTGAGCTTAAAGTGATTCAAGGCCTGGTAATACGGAAGCTCGGGACTTTCCACCGAGCCTTCCAAAAGGGAAAGGATCGCCAGGGAGCGAACAAATCGATTGTTTTTATAAAGACAGATGGCGTATTCGTAGTAATACGTGTCGACGCTGGCGTCGAGCTTGATCGCTTTTTCGTAAGCCTCTTGAGCCGTAACGTATCCCCCCCGATTAAAGAGAGAGCGCCCCTTTGAGTAGTATTCGTAGGCCTTGGCTTGATCTTTAGCTTTGTCCTCTTCGTTTTTAGAATTTTGCAGATCAATGAGAGACTGCCGCTTGGCTGTTTCCTGCAGTTGGAGCTGGATAAATTTGCGCGATGCCGGAGCCGCCTGAGCGACTCCGCAGATGATGAAGAGAAAAAGAAAAACGATCCTATTTCCCACGATTTGGATTCACCGTTCCCGTCGGAGGCACTGTGGGTTGAATGATCACTTTTGTTTTGTCCGTCTTATTTCGAATGGCATCATTAACCCGGGTATTCGGCGGTGGTGGAAGAAGTTGTTTGATCGGTTGCGGAGCTGGTGGACGATTCGCATCCGCCGTGGGCATCTTATCAAAGGCATCGGGAGTTTTATCCGAGGTGTCCTTAAGAGGTTCGCTCATCTCTTGAGTTGGAACAGCGGCTCCTGATGGTGGAGTTGCGCTTGTTCCCTGTCCAAAATTCTTCACCATCGTTTCGGAATCGAACCGACGGAAATCTCCCTCGGGAATATTTTTGGGGAGCGTCGGAGCGCCACTTCCGCTCGTCGCTGCCGACTGCTGCTTATTGACAATCACAGCCTCGCCCACCTGATTTCCTGAAGCGAAACTCGAAAAAGCCACGGACCCTTTAAAAGTCACCACTTCCGTCTTTTGAGTTTTGGTGTCGAAATCCACTAAAAAATCGGTTCCACGAACCCCGGCCACCGCGGAAGGTGTTTTAATTATAAATTTACTCTTTTCCCCATCGTATTTATTTTTCACTTCGTTACGAACTTTTCCTTCGTTCAGCTGAAGTTCGACATTTTTATTTTCGCCTTCGGTGTAGCCAGCGATCCTTACCGTCGTCGCCGGAGAGATATGAATGTTATTTCGATCAGACATTGTGATCTTGGCGCGGGAGTCCACTCCCGCCTTGACGGTGTCCCCCGGGTAGACCTTAAGTTGGACTTTCGCGGCCTGCGAGGAGCCATCTTTCCGATCAACCTTGACGTCGCCCTTAACCACCATAAATACGCCGTAGCTACTTTGAGCAAAGACCGAATAAGGAAGAAAGAGAAAAGAAAAAAACCAAATCGCTTTAAAGATCTGCATATTTACCTCGTGTGTATGGATGAATTATCACACAGACCAAATCGACTGGCTAGCTTTCCACAAAGTCACCGAACTTTTTATGAGCGGAATAGATCAAAGTCGAGATCTCTTCTACCAAAGACCAGCATCGGGATACCCCAAATGCTCACGAATCAATCGTTCGAGACTCTCACCAGTGACGTTGCCGTACCACACTTCACCCCCGACGTAGACGACGGGGCCCGCTTTAATTCCTAAGTAACGGGCATAATCGAGATGGTACTTCATCAAAGCCTCGGCTTTTTTATCGATGAGACATCGCCGAAGTTGATCCACACTCGACAGATGAGTTTTAGCTTTTTCCATTAAAATTTGTTCCGACTGATCCTTATTGTCGCCAATGATCTCCGGAAGATACGTCCAAAACTTTTGAGGCTCCTGGAGCCAAACACAGAGTAAGCCCTGGATGACTATATTTTGCATAATATTTGTCTCGGAGGAGATCGGTCGATACAAGAGATCGACATCCTTGGGATATTTTTCAAGAATACTTTTCAGTTGTGAGAGCACGCTGACCGAGGCCGAACTCTGAGTGTCGGAAAAAACAACCACCTCCAGCTGTTGATTCTGACTGCGATGATGGGGCGTCCAAGGAAGTTCAGACTTTACCGTGTAGTTTGGTTTTGGAAAATAAAGTCGAATAGGTAAAGGTAATACATATTTTTCGAGATAGTAATTGGTGGACTTCTGTTTGGTTTCGCTCAACCACTGGGCTTTGGCGATCTCTCTTTTAGAAGGGTCCATTCCCTTCTTTTGAATAAAGGCTTTAAGTTCGTCCTCGGAAATCGTCTGCGGCATTTCTTTAAAAACCTGTTTGTTAAGAAACTCCTCCGAAGAAATATTATGTTTCTTGGCTTCGAGATTTAAAAAATGATCTTTGACCTTTTGATAAATCAACTCTCGACGACGTCTGTAGATCTTGGTGTTCACTGAGCCTAGGAGGTAATGCTCCTGATTGGCATCCACCATGGTCACGGTTCGCCCATCGACGCTAACGGCGCTCGCAGGATTCGAGGCGTTGCTGAATTTTACAGAAATATCTTTTTGAGGAATTCCGTACTGATTCAGAATGGACTTAAAGTCGCGCTCGAAGTTTTTCCCCAAAACAACAAACTCTTTAGGAGTGTCTTGAGCAAAGGAAACAAACTGAGCATACAAAAGAGCAAATTCGATCTCGCGTTTCTCTTCGGCAAAGGCCAAAAGCTGCGAATCGCGAATCTCCTCAGGGAAAATCTTAAACTCCCCGATCGAAGCCACCTCTGGCGCCGAACTCTCCACATGCTCAAAAAGATGCAACCCTGCCTTACTCGAAGGCCGCGACTTCAGCTTCTCCCGCAACCAGTCGCACGACGACAACCCACTCACCACAAGAACCAGCAGAATAATCCTAAAATACGACATACCCCATCTTAGAAGGTACGCCGTTCAATTCCCAGACGCAAAGCGGTAATATCGGTCATACATGTTCAATTTCCCTTTAAATTTTTCGGGCTTGATTGATAATTGGAGGATGAAGAAAATTTCGATCTTATTTTTCTTAATCCTTAATCAATGCAGTTGGTTTGAAGGTTCAGCCCCAACCGCCAGTGACTCCGCAAATCTGAGTTACGTCGAAGAAGCTGTTGAGCATCTCAACAACCGAAATATCGATAAATATCTCACTTATTTTTCCCCCAATATTAATGTGTTCGCCAGTAATGGTTTAGGAACTACTCGAATTGCGACAGGGATTTCTGATTTTAAGGGCTATAGCTCAGCATTTACAAAAGCGAAAACATTTAAGGTTAAAATTTTGAGTAAGTTTTCAGTATCTCCTTGGGTTTTTGTTCATCAACAAACTAAAGCAGGCTCCTCACTTTTGGAGGCAGCGGTGGTATACCGAATCGATCAAGGTAAGATTGTTGATATGATGATCATTGGCGAAAAGAACTCTAAGTAAAATTTAATTATCTGGATTACGTATTTCAAAATAAACAATAGGGGGCGAAGAGGTTAGCTTCGTTCTCCCCAATCTTGATAAAGTCTAGCTTATGGAATTTGCTTAAACGTCGCCCAACCACTATATGCTGGTATCGGGTTTGAGGGATCAGCGGCTCTCGTTGCAATAATCACGACTTGGAGAGTATCACCAGCCACTAATTCATAATCAATGTCTATTGTCATCGACATATAATTGATAGTCGTTTTTGCATCCTCATCAACTATATTTAATAGGACAGTTCCATTTTTAAATACTGCGAGCCGCGCTTTATCTCCGGCCTGATACTGTGCTCCTACTGCTACAACTGCAGACACTTTAGTCGATAATGAATAAAAACCGTCTGTTGGCGCTGTGAATGTACCTGTCGCACTATCATAAAGCGAACCTAGGTCATAGATCTCGGTTGGGAAAATCACGGGAGCGAATCCTGTTGCAGGATCATAGACGAGAGAAGTACCACTACTAAAAGGTGCCTCAACTGAACTTTTTGACAAATTCCCCGTCCCGCCAACATTCGTTAGAACGTCAATTTCGCCAAAGCGATTAACCCCTTTAAAAAGCCCGGCCACATTATCATAAAAAATTTGTCCCACTTCTCGATTTGCCGGATGTGGATCCGTGTTTAAAACGGGTGCCACCACATCAAAGAGCGAGCGAATTCTTGACTCCTTTGATACTGCATCGACCGATACACCAAATAAAATTGCCAAAACTAAAATTTTCTTTTTCATGATGAAATCCTTCCATGATTATCCTGACGAACATACGTCGTGAAGTTATTCAACAATCAAAAAAAAAGAATATCAATAAATTTAATTTATTTTATTTCTTAATTAAAGTTAATATTTGTACT from Bdellovibrionales bacterium harbors:
- a CDS encoding FecR family protein produces the protein MQIFKAIWFFSFLFLPYSVFAQSSYGVFMVVKGDVKVDRKDGSSQAAKVQLKVYPGDTVKAGVDSRAKITMSDRNNIHISPATTVRIAGYTEGENKNVELQLNEGKVRNEVKNKYDGEKSKFIIKTPSAVAGVRGTDFLVDFDTKTQKTEVVTFKGSVAFSSFASGNQVGEAVIVNKQQSAATSGSGAPTLPKNIPEGDFRRFDSETMVKNFGQGTSATPPSGAAVPTQEMSEPLKDTSDKTPDAFDKMPTADANRPPAPQPIKQLLPPPPNTRVNDAIRNKTDKTKVIIQPTVPPTGTVNPNRGK
- a CDS encoding nuclear transport factor 2 family protein — its product is MKKISILFFLILNQCSWFEGSAPTASDSANLSYVEEAVEHLNNRNIDKYLTYFSPNINVFASNGLGTTRIATGISDFKGYSSAFTKAKTFKVKILSKFSVSPWVFVHQQTKAGSSLLEAAVVYRIDQGKIVDMMIIGEKNSK
- a CDS encoding thioredoxin domain-containing protein, whose translation is MSYFRIILLVLVVSGLSSCDWLREKLKSRPSSKAGLHLFEHVESSAPEVASIGEFKIFPEEIRDSQLLAFAEEKREIEFALLYAQFVSFAQDTPKEFVVLGKNFERDFKSILNQYGIPQKDISVKFSNASNPASAVSVDGRTVTMVDANQEHYLLGSVNTKIYRRRRELIYQKVKDHFLNLEAKKHNISSEEFLNKQVFKEMPQTISEDELKAFIQKKGMDPSKREIAKAQWLSETKQKSTNYYLEKYVLPLPIRLYFPKPNYTVKSELPWTPHHRSQNQQLEVVVFSDTQSSASVSVLSQLKSILEKYPKDVDLLYRPISSETNIMQNIVIQGLLCVWLQEPQKFWTYLPEIIGDNKDQSEQILMEKAKTHLSSVDQLRRCLIDKKAEALMKYHLDYARYLGIKAGPVVYVGGEVWYGNVTGESLERLIREHLGYPDAGLW